One genomic window of Methanosalsum zhilinae DSM 4017 includes the following:
- the hacB gene encoding homoaconitase small subunit — protein MDIIRGRAWKYGNNIDTDVIIPGKYLRTTDMQVFADHAMEGIDPQFTEKISRGDLIVAGHNFGCGSSREQAPLALKYAGISCVIAKSFGRIFFRNAINVGLPVVEADIECNEGDIIEVDLEKGLIKTPEKTYQSNRLPDFLLEILKDGGLVAHRKKKAKK, from the coding sequence ATGGATATAATCAGAGGACGTGCCTGGAAATACGGGAACAATATTGATACAGATGTAATCATTCCAGGCAAATATCTCAGAACCACTGACATGCAGGTATTTGCAGATCATGCAATGGAAGGAATTGATCCGCAGTTTACAGAAAAGATCAGCAGAGGCGACCTGATAGTGGCAGGACATAACTTTGGCTGCGGATCATCAAGGGAACAGGCACCCCTGGCCCTGAAATACGCAGGGATCTCATGTGTGATAGCAAAATCATTTGGAAGAATATTCTTCAGAAACGCCATAAACGTGGGACTGCCTGTGGTGGAAGCTGATATAGAATGCAATGAAGGGGATATCATTGAGGTGGATCTTGAAAAGGGTCTGATAAAAACGCCTGAGAAAACCTATCAGTCAAACAGGCTCCCTGACTTCCTGCTGGAGATCCTCAAAGACGGTGGTCTTGTGGCACACAGGAAAAAGAAGGCAAAAAAATGA